Proteins from a single region of Gasterosteus aculeatus chromosome Y, fGasAcu3.hap1.1, whole genome shotgun sequence:
- the LOC120812832 gene encoding uncharacterized protein LOC120812832 — protein sequence MGSRIEPVAIADKSRRELGSEPHAAPAAADMKITALVGWTVALVLSLLVESCRPQKLNVHWGPQSMMYLKGKHGRRFVSEDDRGVLTQGLQGWYALLRGTLKLQAPDISKRRHIVRSEKVLIHYLQER from the exons ATGGGGAGCAGAATCGAACCGGTTGCCATCGCGGATAAAAGCAGGCGGGAACTGGGCTCCGAACCACACGCTGCTCCCGCTGCAGCAGATATG AAGATCACGGCCCTGGTTGGGTGGACCGTCGCCCTCGTCCTCTCCCTGTTGGTTGAGTCCTGTCGTCCACAGAAG CTCAACGTCCACTGGGGTCCTCAGTCCATGATGTACTTGAAGGGAAAAC ATGGCAGGAGGTTCGTGTCGGAGGACGACCGCGGCGTCCTGACGCAGGGTCTGCAGGGCTGGTACGCGCTGCTCAGAG gaacCCTAAAGCTGCAGGCCCCGGACATCAGTAAACGCAGACACATTGTGAGGTCAGAGAAGGTCCTCATCCACTACCTCCAGGAGCGATGA
- the LOC144391268 gene encoding uncharacterized protein LOC144391268 — protein sequence MDSAELVALKGKRSTAQACFTKRDKKLSLTEDLLEKRVLIDEIRALGVDFGKFHDTGLEYVDALGEVEGDEEKSSREVAHVEEKMATCLATYTETLQLAKETLWNKFAYVDLKFYADGAEEKCAEMENIEVKELPEEDFQVLREGLLERIKMLELKALEWESLVSGAKITLYKQQLYKLVNRLHDWARSWEKMKRKEEVEEGSSDEERSKSGTHPQKTPKAPEDPTVTHVPTRAPVVSNAPPQSTLGVHPGAYGFRPQISLERTRLPTFSGDMTDYYRWKAEWEELEQLGNPQRTAGVTRFHLLASLSDRVKRDLVLSSCASADEMFRRLDNRFGNKAKIVLKISEEVQGLTPVKGDNPRKAIELIQAVERALSNLVILGEEEVLRNRWVAQSLESKLPSCLKEKWIKHKTKPVSSFAPHNHFDCLLRFLKKQEAILEELDQLEPNPREGSSSVKGPADKPERGVKKAFSKATSGQRASSQLKPRLDSCTACADETHAGRLFACKVFREMDLQKRKAHLKTHGICNRCLCFHWKDGRCNPKFLCSKMDCRKEEPHHYLLCPKCIAQEKDAGHEEQGTRRMERKSLGLTSKQEELLAKVTPELRAEFRKAFSNKASTIICTAGGGLKEYPVIMMLLEVTTNSGQLIGTLIDLASDTNYITNNAAQRLGLIGESIKLIVHGIGGMTTTVTTKRYSLRLRVKTMKGTVMEHKLLCYGLESIAEISQPVTPQQLQRIFPDIAAEELVRPEHIDLLISHREGRLVPQPFKLEGDLVLWDGPLGKAVGGTHPDLFEVVDLTLHQSETHFARSMRTSSMVYKEVLVNTKDLSEDPMRMGEVTLSKTTASNKEVFEWFKWDSIGAACDPKCGSCKCSKCPPGGREMTLGEERDLEKIKDCLSYVLADKHSDAPHWDAAYPWKVNPAILPDNRRAVEATFRNTEARLAREPVWKVAYGVQIREMVSRGAAIKLTEEEIKRWDGPIWYISHLVAPNPHSSSTPVRIVWNSSQEFKGLSLNNLLHKGPDVLNPIRGVLLRFRSRLYAALGDVKKMYNSVWLKDEEVHLHRFLWRDNPEDEIGVFAIVRVNIGDKPAGCIDQVAMRETANLPQFSSMVEERRILTEDCYVDDVLTSHNDLQTLVRMTEGVEEILRAGGFSLKPWVLTGQSGRSEKPTDPSNVRSTEPKTLILPNQMRDEENKALGLGYEPESDKLCVLTSVNFSRRRGKMRTGLDLREDEVRGGTPDPLTRRMLRSQIAGLYDPIGLASPAKQRGVMLVRESFQEAGIDRQSKDTWDDPLSPRLREAAIKLFEQNVRLGQLRFNRSLTPHGAIGRPMRITFSDGSEASYGAVLYLRWETEDAVAVKLVESKGKLTPLDQKGDVIKAELCGAVFASRLKTYFEKHCYIKVDQWIHFVDSQTILGAIQKDSYGYQTFFANRIGEIQKAGSVDSWRWVEGRLNIADLITRGASPEELAEGSVWQEGPKFLKLPESEWPVKTAREINPLVAEIGGLRRKAFTGLVTVGAQPRKGSGPTSVAVVRLVDPQRFSSLARLCGTIAWVRQAVGIWLGNSQAPVRSKWEARPCLSVEERVTAFKDLALEAQCGVEFRDATLDRLVVQEEEKTGLLLCGGRIQCWDEDRVAILLIPCQSWLATLLAREAHEENHEGVASTLLRTRRKAWIMQGRRTVKKVLNNCVTCRKKRAKTCQQVMSDLPQERTSRASPFENATLDLFGPFEVKDAVKRRTSKKVWGIVFCCMASRAVHADLTDDQSAESFLQAYSRFVALRGHPGKLWSDRGTNFIGAKSALHELHKHLACLQAASIEDVAAKNGTEWKWDFHPADAPHRNGAAEAAVKLLKKALISLGGTTGSLTWGELQTLFYQAANLTNERPIDARAQEQEDSVEYLTPNSLILGRASLGGDTSGLDLDTHPWRRLRAIQIGVDRFWAKWRELAGPNLFIRHKWHRTERNVKVGDLVWIADPNALRGQFRLGRILTVYPDSKGIVRDADIATCAGIPVSLAGGQKKRSSSLPMTVIRRDVRRLVVLLPVEDKTHPPKPP from the coding sequence ATGGATTCAGCGGAATTAGTGGCTCTAAAAGGAAAGCGCTCAACAGCACAGGCGTGTTTCACCAAGAGAGACAAAAAGCTGTCCCTCACTGAAGACCTCCTAGAAAAAAGGGTGCTGATCGACGAGATCAGAGCACTTGGTGTGGACTTTGGAAAGTTCCACGACACTGGTCTTGAATATGTTGATGCCCTAGGAGAAGTGGAAGGCGACGAAGAAAAATCAAGCAGAGAAGTGGCTCACGTAGAGGAGAAGATGGCGACGTGCCTTGCCACCTATACAGAAACGCTCCAGCTCGCGAAGGAGACATTATGGAACAAATTTGCTTATGTTGACCTTAAATTCTATGCTGATGGTGCAGAGGAGAAATGTGCTGAAATGGAGAACATTGAGGTGAAAGAGTTGCCGGAGGAAGACTTTCAAGTCCTGAGGGAGGGTCTGCTGGAGAGGATCAAAATGCTTGAGCTAAAAGCGCTTGAATGGGAAAGTCTTGTCTCTGGAGCCAAGATAACACTCTACAAGCAGCAGCTATACAAGCTGGTCAACAGACTACATGACTGGGCGCGGAGCTGGGAAAAGATGAAGCGGAAGGAAGAGGTTGAAGAAGGGAGTTCTGATGAAGAACGTAGCAAGTCCGGCACGCACCCCCAAAAGACCCCAAAAGCCCCCGAAGACCCCACTGTAACGCATGTGCCCACCAGAGCTCCTGTGGTTTCAAATGCTCCTCCACAAAGCACCCTTGGCGTGCATCCCGGGGCTTATGGCTTCAGACCACAGATCAGTCTTGAAAGAACGCGCCTGCCCACGTTCTCGGGAGACATGACTGACTATTATCGGTGGAAGGCTGAGTGGGAAGAGCTCGAACAGCTGGGGAACCCACAGAGGACTGCTGGTGTTACAAGGTTCCACCTCCTAGCAAGTCTCAGCGACAGGGTGAAGAGAGACTTGGTTCTGTCCAGCTGTGCGTCGGCAGATGAAATGTTCAGGCGCCTCGACAACCGCTTTGGGAACAAGGCGAAAATCGTTCTGAAGATCTCAGAAGAGGTTCAGGGCCTAACCCCTGTGAAGGGAGATAATCCTAGAAAAGCGATCGAGCTGATCCAAGCAGTGGAGCGGGCTCTTAGTAACCTTGTGAtcctgggagaagaggaggttcTAAGGAACCGTTGGGTGGCACAGTCACTTGAAAGCAAGCTACCAAGCTGTCTGAAGGAGAAATGGATTAAGCACAAGACCAAGCCTGTGAGCAGTTTCGCTCCACATAACCACTTTGACTGCTTACTGCGCTTCCTGAAGAAGCAGGAAGCaatcctggaggagctggatcaGCTGGAGCCAAACCCAAGAGAAGGAAGCTCCTCAGTTAAAGGCCCAGCAGACAAGCCAGAAAGAGGAGTTAAGAAAGCATTCTCCAAAGCTACCTCAGGCCAAAGGGCGTCGTCTCAGTTAAAACCACGCTTGGACTCGTGTACAGCCTGTGCCGATGAGACACACGCTGGCAGGCTGTTTGCCTGCAAAGTCTTCAGGGAAATGGATCTCCAGAAGAGGAAAGCCCATCTGAAGACCCATGGAATATGCAATCGGTGCCTGTGCTTCCACTGGAAGGATGGCCGTTGCAACCCAAAGTTCCTCTGCAGTAAAATGGACTGCCGTAAAGAAGAGCCTCACCACTATCTGCTCTGCCCCAAGTGCATCGCTCAAGAAAAAGACGCTGGCCACGAGGAGCAAGGTACCAgaaggatggagaggaaaagCCTTGGGCTGACCAGCAAGCAAGAGGAGCTCCTGGCGAAAGTCACTCCGGAACTAAGAGCAGAATTCAGGAAGGCATTTTCCAACAAAGCCTCAACCATAATCTGCACTGCTGGAGGTGGACTGAAAGAGTACCCAGTTATAATGATGTTACTGGAAGTGACGACGAACTCAGGCCAGCTAATAGGCACTCTTATCGACCTTGCCTCTGACACCAACTACATAACAAACAACGCTGCCCAGCGCCTTGGACTAATTGGTGAGAGCATCAAATTAATTGTCCACGGAATAGGAGGAATGACAACGACAGTCACAACCAAGAGGTACTCCCTGCGACTAAGAGTGAAGACCATGAAGGGGACGGTAATGGAGCACAAACTACTCTGCTACGGCCTAGAAAGTATTGCAGAGATAAGTCAGCCGGTCACTCCACAACAGCTGCAAAGGATCTTTCCTGACATCGCTGCAGAAGAGCTGGTCCGCCCTGAGCACATCGATCTTCTAATCAGCCACAGGGAAGGTCGTTTAGTTCCACAGCCGTTCAAGTTGGAGGGAGATCTAGTCCTCTGGGACGGCCCTTTGGGCAAAGCTGTTGGTGGTACTCACCCTGATCTCTTCGAGGTAGTAGACCTAACGCTGCATCAGTCGGAAACTCACTTCGCAAGATCTATGAGAACATCCTCAATGGTGTACAAGGAGGTTCTTGTGAACACCAAAGACCTGAGTGAGGACCCAATGAGGATGGGAGAAGTTACCCTCAGCAAAACCACCGCTTCGAACAAGGAGGTGTTTGAGTGGTTTAAGTGGGATAGTATCGGGGCAGCGTGTGACCCAAAATGCGGGAGCTGCAAGTGCAGCAAGTGCCCTCcgggaggcagagagatgaCCCTTGGAGAAGAAAGGGACTTAGAAAAGATAAAGGACTGCCTCTCTTATGTGCTAGCGGACAAACACAGTGACGCCCCACACTGGGATGCGGCCTACCCGTGGAAAGTGAACCCTGCAATTCTGCCAGATAACCGCCGAGCAGTGGAGGCCACCTTCCGGAACACCGAGGCTCGGCTAGCAAGAGAACCTGTGTGGAAAGTGGCTTATGGAGTGCAGATCCGCGAGATGGTATCAAGAGGGGCAGCCATCAAGCTCACAGAGGAAGAGATCAAACGGTGGGATGGCCCAATCTGGTACATCAGCCATTTGGTTGCCCCAAATCCTCATTCTAGCTCTACGCCAGTGAGGATAGTctggaacagtagccaggagtTTAAAGGGTTGAGCCTGAATAACCTCCTGCACAAAGGCCCTGATGTCCTCAACCCAATTCGAGGTGTCCTGCTAAGATTTAGGAGCAGACTGTATGCTGCTCTTGGCGATGTGAAGAAAATGTATAAttctgtgtggctgaaggacGAAGAGGTCCACCTCCATCGATTCCTCTGGAGGGATAACCCCGAAGATGAAATTGGTGTGTTTGCCATTGTCCGGGTCAACATCGGCGACAAGCCTGCTGGGTGCATCGATCAGGTTGCCATGAGAGAAACGGCAAACCTGCCCCAGTTTTCATCCATGGTTGAAGAGCGCCGAATCTTGACAGAGGACTGCTATGTGGACGATGTTCTAACATCGCATAATGATCTCCAAACTCTGGTTAGGATGACCGAAGGAGTGGAAGAAATCCTAAGAGCAGGTGGTTTCTCCCTCAAGCCCTGGGTCCTGACAGGCCAAAGTGGGAGGAGTGAGAAACCCACTGACCCCAGCAATGTCAGGTCAACAGAGCCCAAGACCCTGATACTACCCAACCAGATGCGGGATGAGGAGAATAAGGCATTGGGATTGGGATATGAACCTGAATCTGACAAACTCTGTGTGCTGACGTCTGTGAACTTCTCAAGGAGACGAGGAAAGATGAGGACCGGTCTGGATCTACGAGAGGATGAGGTCAGAGGCGGCACCCCCGACCCTCTCACTCGACGCATGCTGCGGAGTCAGATCGCGGGGCTCTATGACCCCATCGGCCTGGCTTCACCCGCCAAGCAACGAGGAGTGATGCTCGTAAGAGAATCCTTTCAGGAAGCAGGAATTGACCGTCAGTCCAAGGACACCTGGGACGACCCTCTTTCGCCACGTCTTCgagaagctgcaataaaacttTTTGAGCAGAATGTGAGGCTTGGCCAACTCCGATTCAACAGGAGTCTCACACCTCATGGAGCCATAGGCCGGCCAATGAGAATCACATTTTCCGATGGTAGTGAAGCTTCCTACGGCGCCGTTCTTTATCTACGGTGGGAGACAGAAGATGCAGTCGCAGTTAAGCTGGTTGAATCAAAGGGCAAGCTCACTCCTCTAGACCAGAAAGGTGATGTCATTAAAGCAGAACTCTGCGGGGCTGTCTTTGCATCCCGCCTGAAGACATACTTCGAGAAGCACTGCTACATTAAGGTCGATCAGTGGATTCATTTTGTTGACAGTCAGACAATTTTGGGAGCTATCCAGAAGGATAGCTATGGCTATCAGACATTTTTTGCAAACCGGATTGGAGAAATCCAAAAGGCTGGATCAGTAGATAGCTGGAGGTGGGTCGAAGGTAGACTGAACATCGCCGACCTTATCACAAGGGGGGCATCCCCGGAGGAGCTTGCTGAAGGATCTGTCTGGCAGGAAGGCCCAAAATTTTTGAAGTTGCCTGAGTCAGAATGGCCGGTGAAAACTGCTAGAGAGATCAATCCCTTGGTTGCTGAGATCGGGGGACTTCGGAGGAAGGCATTCACAGGACTGGTCACAGTAGGAGCCCAGCCCAGGAAAGGGTCAGGCCCAACCAGTGTTGCAGTTGTCCGCCTTGTGGACCCCCAGCGGTTCAGCTCACTTGCACGGTTGTGTGGGACCATCGCCTGGGTGAGACAAGCAGTAGGAATCTGGCTGGGTAACAGCCAGGCTCCAGTTCGGTCAAAGTGGGAGGCAAGACCATGCCTGTCTGTGGAAGAACGAGTAACAGCTTTCAAAGATCTAGCTCTCGAAGCTCAGTGTGGGGTTGAGTTCCGCGACGCAACCCTGGATCGCCTGGTTGtccaggaagaggaaaaaaccgGACTCTTGCTCTGCGGAGGGAGAATCCAATGCTGGGATGAAGATCGAGTGGCTATACTGCTGATCCCATGCCAGTCGTGGCTTGCAACCCTACTGGCCAGGGAGGCACATGAAGAAAACCATGAAGGTGTTGCCTCTACCCTTCTACGGACAAGGAGGAAAGCCTGGATCATGCAGGGACGGAGAACAGTTAAGAAGGTGCTGAACAACTGTGTCACCTGCAGAAAGAAACGAGCAAAGACGTGTCAGCAAGTAATGAGTGATCTCCCTCAAGAGCGTACCAGTAGGGCGAGCCCGTTCGAAAATGCGACCCTCGACCTTTTTGGCCCCTTCGAGGTGAAAGACGCGGTTAAAAGAAGGACCAGCAAGAAGGTCTGGGgcattgttttctgttgtatgGCCTCGAGAGCCGTCCATGCGGACCTCACCGATGACCAGTCGGCAGAAAGTTTCCTCCAAGCATACTCCCGCTTTGTTGCTCTGAGGGGGCATCCAGGAAAACTATGGTCCGACAGAGGCACCAACTTTATTGGGGCCAAGTCGGCTCTGCATGAGCTGCATAAACATCTGGCTTGCTTGCAGGCTGCGTCTATAGAAGATGTGGCTGCTAAGAACGGGACTGAATGGAAGTGGGATTTTCACCCTGCAGATGCACCCCACAGGAATGGAGCTGCGGAGGCAGCTGTGAAGCTTTTAAAGAAGGCGCTGATAAGCCTAGGAGGAACTACAGGGTCCCTCACATGGGGGGAGCTCCAAACTCTGTTCTATCAGGCAGCCAACCTGACAAACGAACGCCCAATTGATGCCAGAGCTCAAGAACAGGAGGACTCTGTTGAGTACTTAACGCCCAACTCCCTCATACTGGGTCGAGCATCGCTTGGAGGAGACACCAGCGGGCTGGACCTAGACACTCATCCCTGGCGTCGTCTGAGGGCTATTCAAATCGGAGTGGACCGGTTTTGGGCAAAGTGGAGGGAACTAGCTGGCCCAAATCTGTTCATTCGACACAAGTGGCACCGGACGGAGAGGAACGTCAAAGTCGGCGACCTCGTCTGGATTGCTGACCCAAATGCTTTGAGAGGGCAGTTTCGCCTGGGCCGGATTCTGACAGTTTATCCTGACAGTAAAGGGATTGTTAGGGACGCTGACATTGCAACGTGCGCTGGAATTCCTGTATCCCTGGCGGGTGGCCAAAAGAAGAGGAGTTCTTCGCTGCCCATGACGGTTATCAGGAGAGACGTGAGAAGACTGGTGGTCCTTCTCCCAGTGGAGGACAAAACTCATCCACCCAAACCGCCATGA